The Antricoccus suffuscus genome window below encodes:
- a CDS encoding CaiB/BaiF CoA transferase family protein, which produces MPKQFVSAGHAPSPRKPLTGLRIVDITTAWAGPMAGRVLSYLGADVVHVEAPQRIDSWRGPLNGGDHRRYPDGEYGARPYNRSCMFNTQNQGKRAVGIDLKQPGGVALLKKLIRVSDAVLVNFTPGALARMGLGTDVLRLENPNIVVIEMPGFGSEGPMSAQVALGPTMEGASGMAYFVGYGDGRPYVTGPAYLDPIGAFNGAATVVTTLMAQRRDHAIERAELPQCEAAMHWIGELLLAGIAGQSHTPDTPNASQHAEPHGAYQCAGDDQWVTISIESDLQWDRLCQAMGNSDAAGKFHNAITRRRKRAEVTEIISAWTRRLDKHQVAAILQETGIPAAPVCSGEDVANREDLQDAGFFQEFEHPDAGKHLYQGLPFRIGDSLLKADRPAPVFGQHNEEVIKDLLGVSDSCYDDLVDARVVASTPEA; this is translated from the coding sequence ATGCCCAAGCAATTCGTATCCGCCGGACACGCTCCGAGCCCCCGAAAGCCACTCACAGGCCTACGCATCGTCGACATCACGACGGCCTGGGCCGGACCGATGGCAGGTCGCGTGCTCTCGTATCTAGGGGCGGACGTCGTCCACGTCGAGGCCCCGCAACGCATCGATTCGTGGCGAGGACCGCTAAATGGCGGCGATCACCGGCGATATCCTGACGGTGAGTACGGTGCACGGCCCTATAACCGCAGTTGCATGTTCAACACCCAGAACCAAGGCAAACGCGCGGTCGGGATTGATCTGAAACAGCCCGGCGGGGTTGCCCTACTAAAGAAGCTCATCCGAGTGTCCGACGCCGTACTGGTCAACTTCACACCGGGCGCATTGGCGCGAATGGGACTGGGCACCGACGTACTCAGGCTAGAAAACCCCAACATCGTAGTCATCGAAATGCCCGGGTTCGGCAGCGAAGGACCGATGTCCGCTCAGGTTGCACTGGGGCCAACGATGGAAGGCGCTTCAGGTATGGCCTACTTCGTCGGATACGGCGACGGGCGCCCCTACGTCACAGGACCCGCATATCTGGATCCCATCGGCGCCTTCAATGGCGCGGCGACGGTCGTGACAACGCTCATGGCACAACGACGCGATCACGCGATCGAACGCGCCGAACTCCCGCAATGCGAAGCTGCTATGCACTGGATCGGCGAACTACTGCTCGCCGGGATTGCCGGACAATCACATACCCCAGACACGCCAAACGCTAGTCAGCACGCTGAACCACACGGGGCTTATCAGTGCGCGGGCGATGATCAGTGGGTCACCATCTCGATCGAGAGCGATCTGCAGTGGGATCGCCTTTGCCAGGCCATGGGGAATTCTGACGCCGCTGGCAAATTCCACAACGCAATAACCCGACGGCGCAAAAGAGCCGAGGTCACCGAGATCATCTCTGCGTGGACCCGGCGCCTGGATAAGCACCAAGTCGCGGCAATTCTCCAGGAGACCGGGATACCAGCGGCACCGGTCTGCTCAGGCGAAGACGTAGCGAACAGGGAGGACCTACAGGATGCGGGGTTCTTCCAGGAGTTCGAGCACCCAGACGCCGGCAAGCACCTATACCAAGGTCTGCCCTTTCGGATAGGGGATTCGCTGTTGAAGGCGGACCGACCTGCCCCCGTATTCGGGCAGCACAACGAAGAAGTCATCAAAGATCTGCTGGGAGTCTCTGACTCGTGCTATGACGACCTGGTCGACGCGCGAGTTGTCGCGTCGACACCTGAGGCTTAA
- a CDS encoding MaoC/PaaZ C-terminal domain-containing protein → MTTTDTTSVNKHEYEAVNTAELSANAIHSDGMAKEYGFKGALVPGSATYSHALTTVMAAFGEQWFTGGSAFLRFPSPIYTGDKVVVEIAGTGAGESTLTSSVAGEVRASGYAAAVSHAKAPKTFPLVEAPPEPVHISEPDILDNPWLGSAELATDESLLEEYRAKILLPGGLAQQLGVVHPGYLASSYTAMMHPNFARKGPSVHVSTLLNSHKPAPVGEPLSLRGRIERLYGRNGHRYWILELAWYDTAEDLVMHAEHTAIYRLRPPKK, encoded by the coding sequence ATGACTACAACAGACACGACATCTGTGAACAAGCACGAGTATGAGGCTGTGAATACGGCAGAGTTGTCCGCCAACGCCATCCACAGCGATGGAATGGCGAAGGAATATGGCTTCAAGGGCGCGCTGGTGCCTGGTAGCGCTACATACTCGCATGCGTTGACGACTGTCATGGCCGCGTTCGGGGAACAATGGTTCACCGGGGGTAGTGCCTTTCTCCGGTTTCCATCTCCAATCTATACCGGCGACAAAGTCGTCGTGGAGATTGCCGGAACGGGAGCCGGCGAAAGCACGCTGACCAGTAGTGTCGCCGGCGAGGTTCGTGCGAGTGGATACGCGGCCGCTGTCTCACATGCCAAGGCTCCCAAGACGTTTCCTCTTGTAGAAGCGCCGCCAGAACCGGTGCACATCAGCGAACCGGACATACTCGACAACCCGTGGCTCGGATCGGCCGAGCTCGCAACCGACGAGTCGCTTCTCGAGGAATACCGAGCGAAGATTCTGTTACCTGGTGGCTTGGCTCAGCAACTCGGAGTGGTCCACCCTGGCTATCTGGCGAGCAGCTATACGGCCATGATGCATCCTAATTTTGCCCGTAAGGGCCCATCGGTGCACGTCTCCACTCTGCTCAACAGCCATAAGCCGGCGCCTGTGGGCGAACCGCTGTCGCTTCGTGGCCGTATAGAGCGGCTTTATGGCCGCAACGGACATCGTTACTGGATCCTTGAGCTGGCCTGGTACGACACGGCTGAGGACCTCGTGATGCATGCCGAGCACACGGCGATCTATCGGTTGCGGCCACCGAAGAAGTAA